From a region of the Geothrix sp. 21YS21S-2 genome:
- a CDS encoding mechanosensitive ion channel family protein, translated as MDAPMPFWPGNTAVHWVKALLAATASLGLLYGLKALATRRRRSEEPPGSPRVCLAEAMDATRFPLLLALALWAGSRFLELPRALEEALLHVTLLAMLLQAGLWANRVVGCFLRDFLERREAHGEVTAMAAPVLGLMARTALWSLVLLLVLDSFDVNLSTLVAGVGVGGVAVALAVQNILGDIFASLSIALDKPFALGDFIIVDEVLGTVDRIGLKSTRIQSLSGEQIILANADLLKSRIRNFKRMRERRVLFTFAVTYQTAADALSALPGHLRDIIQAQPGTRFDRAHLREFGDSGLIFEVVYYVLDVDYNVYMDTQQAINLALLKALRAQGVGFAHPVRVMFPRPEAV; from the coding sequence ATGGATGCACCCATGCCCTTCTGGCCCGGAAACACGGCCGTCCACTGGGTGAAGGCCCTGCTGGCGGCGACGGCGTCCCTGGGGCTCCTCTACGGCCTCAAGGCCCTGGCCACCCGCAGACGCCGGAGCGAAGAACCGCCCGGCAGCCCTCGCGTATGTCTGGCCGAAGCCATGGACGCCACCCGGTTCCCGCTGCTGCTCGCCCTGGCCCTCTGGGCGGGCTCCCGCTTCCTGGAGCTGCCCCGTGCCCTGGAGGAGGCCCTCCTTCATGTGACCCTGCTGGCGATGCTGCTCCAGGCCGGGCTCTGGGCCAACCGCGTGGTGGGCTGCTTCCTGCGGGACTTCCTGGAGCGCCGGGAAGCCCACGGGGAAGTCACGGCCATGGCCGCCCCCGTGCTGGGCCTCATGGCGCGCACCGCGCTCTGGTCCCTGGTCCTGCTCCTCGTGCTGGACAGCTTCGACGTCAACCTCTCCACCCTCGTGGCCGGTGTGGGCGTGGGGGGCGTGGCGGTGGCCTTGGCGGTGCAGAACATCCTGGGGGACATCTTCGCGTCGCTCTCCATCGCCCTGGACAAGCCCTTCGCGCTGGGCGACTTCATCATCGTGGACGAGGTCCTCGGCACCGTGGACCGCATCGGCCTGAAGTCCACGCGCATTCAGAGCCTGTCGGGCGAGCAGATCATCCTCGCCAACGCCGACCTGCTCAAGAGCCGCATCCGCAATTTCAAGCGCATGCGCGAACGCCGCGTGCTCTTCACCTTCGCCGTGACCTACCAGACCGCCGCCGATGCCCTCTCCGCCCTGCCCGGCCACCTGCGCGACATCATCCAGGCCCAGCCCGGCACCCGCTTCGACCGGGCGCACCTCCGGGAATTCGGGGACTCGGGGCTCATCTTCGAAGTGGTGTACTACGTGCTGGACGTGGACTACAACGTCTACATGGACACGCAGCAGGCCATCAACCTCGCGCTGCTGAAGGCGCTGCGGGCGCAGGGGGTGGGGTTCGCGCATCCCGTGCGGGTGATGTTCCCGAGGCCGGAGGCGGTGTGA
- a CDS encoding Rrf2 family transcriptional regulator, with protein MTASSRTTIAIHILTLLAFCGPEPLTSGFIAGSVNTNPVVIRRLLARLREAGLVGSQGGPGGGWQLLRAPGKVTLRDIHLAVEGTPPFALHSADPNPRCPVGRNIQAALEGVYASAQAALEADLARTTLSHLVKDVKGRAS; from the coding sequence ATGACCGCCAGTTCCCGCACCACCATCGCCATCCACATCCTCACCCTCCTGGCCTTCTGCGGCCCGGAGCCCCTGACGTCCGGGTTCATCGCCGGCAGCGTCAACACCAACCCCGTGGTCATCCGGCGCCTCCTGGCCCGGCTGCGGGAGGCCGGGCTGGTGGGCTCCCAGGGCGGGCCCGGGGGCGGATGGCAGCTGCTGCGGGCACCCGGGAAGGTGACCCTCCGGGACATCCACCTCGCCGTCGAAGGCACCCCGCCCTTCGCCCTGCACAGCGCGGACCCCAACCCGCGCTGCCCCGTCGGCAGGAACATCCAGGCCGCCCTGGAGGGCGTCTACGCCTCCGCCCAGGCGGCCCTGGAGGCCGATCTGGCCCGCACCACCCTCTCCCACCTGGTGAAGGACGTCAAAGGCCGGGCGTCCTGA
- a CDS encoding SDR family oxidoreductase, translating to MIAITGASGQLGRLVIQDLLRRAPASRILALARKPASVQDLGVQSRPADYERPETLAAALAGVDKLLLISSNEMGRRAAQHKAVIDAAREAGVKLLVYTSVLRADTSPLGLAPEHAETEAYLKASGIPFVILRNGWYTENYTASIPSALAHGAFLGSAGGGRIASAARADYAAAAAAVLLLDGQAGKTYELAGDTSYTLTDLAAEIARQSGKPVVYKDLPEAEFKGVLVGVGLPEGLAALLSDSDAGVAKGALQDEGRQLSRLIGRATTPMAVSVEAALKG from the coding sequence ATGATCGCCATCACCGGTGCCTCCGGCCAACTCGGCCGCCTCGTCATCCAGGACCTCCTCCGGAGGGCCCCCGCCTCCCGGATCCTCGCCCTTGCCCGCAAGCCCGCGTCCGTCCAGGACCTGGGCGTCCAGTCCCGCCCGGCCGACTACGAGCGGCCGGAGACCCTGGCCGCCGCCCTGGCGGGGGTCGACAAGCTCCTCCTCATCTCCTCCAACGAGATGGGCCGCAGGGCGGCCCAGCACAAGGCCGTCATCGACGCGGCCCGCGAGGCCGGCGTGAAGCTGCTGGTCTACACCAGCGTGCTGCGCGCCGACACGTCGCCCCTGGGCCTGGCCCCCGAGCACGCCGAGACCGAGGCCTACCTGAAGGCCTCGGGCATCCCCTTCGTGATCCTGCGCAACGGCTGGTACACCGAGAACTACACGGCGAGCATCCCCTCGGCCCTGGCCCACGGCGCCTTCCTGGGCAGCGCGGGCGGTGGGCGCATCGCCTCGGCGGCCCGGGCCGACTATGCGGCGGCCGCCGCGGCCGTCCTGCTCCTGGACGGCCAGGCCGGCAAAACGTATGAGCTGGCGGGCGACACCTCGTACACCCTCACGGACCTGGCGGCCGAGATCGCCCGGCAGTCCGGCAAACCGGTGGTCTACAAGGACCTGCCCGAGGCCGAGTTCAAGGGCGTGCTGGTGGGCGTGGGCCTTCCCGAGGGCCTGGCCGCCCTGCTGTCGGACTCCGACGCGGGGGTGGCCAAGGGTGCCCTGCAGGACGAGGGGCGGCAGCTGAGCCGGCTCATCGGCCGGGCGACCACTCCCATGGCCGTGTCGGTGGAGGCCGCCCTCAAGGGATGA
- a CDS encoding response regulator: MHTDLSKAFLLFIDDDRLQRKLFPEVLQPLGVEILTAANAENALDIISDRRPDLILCDAVMPVTDGFQFCKQIKDDPATRDLPFAIITSLSQNVGERSLQVGADDFFLKRASEDLLRLRVRMLLDIATRGVSIGEPLESFAGSRVLAASASALLLSQLSLQLAPAGIQVDTCAGAGEILDHLDGPPPALLVLDASMANGLLKDVAASVRSQPTWAAVPILVVAGKGEEPGAEIPVNDWVTKPLDGREARRRITMSLRYGRAMQ; the protein is encoded by the coding sequence TTGCACACGGATTTATCCAAGGCCTTCCTGCTCTTCATCGACGACGACCGGCTTCAGCGGAAACTCTTCCCTGAGGTCCTACAGCCTCTGGGCGTGGAGATCCTCACCGCCGCCAACGCCGAGAACGCCCTGGACATCATCTCGGACCGCCGCCCCGATCTCATCCTCTGCGACGCCGTCATGCCCGTGACCGACGGCTTCCAGTTCTGCAAGCAGATCAAGGACGATCCGGCCACCCGGGACCTGCCGTTCGCCATCATCACCTCCCTCTCCCAGAACGTGGGCGAGCGAAGCCTGCAGGTGGGCGCCGACGACTTCTTCCTGAAGCGGGCCAGCGAGGATCTCCTGCGCCTGCGGGTGCGGATGCTGCTGGACATCGCCACCCGGGGCGTCAGCATCGGCGAGCCCCTGGAGTCCTTCGCCGGCTCGCGCGTCCTTGCCGCTTCCGCCTCGGCGCTCCTGCTGTCCCAGCTCTCCCTGCAGCTGGCCCCCGCCGGCATCCAGGTGGACACCTGCGCCGGAGCGGGCGAAATTCTCGACCACCTGGACGGCCCTCCACCGGCCCTGCTGGTGCTGGACGCGTCCATGGCCAACGGCCTCCTCAAGGATGTCGCCGCGAGCGTGCGCAGCCAGCCCACCTGGGCGGCCGTGCCGATCCTGGTGGTGGCGGGCAAGGGCGAGGAACCCGGGGCGGAAATCCCCGTCAACGACTGGGTCACCAAGCCGCTCGACGGCCGTGAGGCCAGGCGGCGGATCACCATGTCGCTGCGGTACGGACGGGCGATGCAGTAG
- a CDS encoding PilZ domain-containing protein, which yields MTAHDHRPELRDEGTIRAYLEELARLKAPVQLWLPVAGALPFETSLEQVGRDTFSTTTTPALEPGRTLRMAFMLDARRFTALTRAEGTGVFRLPSSIAHGERRAAPRAAFGRGDAAEVFAVEQLDGTFPGGRTLQGRLQDLSERGLRLTLDEFDALSGPVVELRPGDRFQGVRVAGLPHMPAIQCRGTLAHLTGRAGGMVLEGLAETDRKNLERILAPRLPPSFGPGFPDRKPRTDPADRPGVPTPTRVKPRPAEVVERPLERPAPEPPPPPPTSAAARLRKASKRILFLSAGGSTQALAGAFRQDGFRQVSEARSFAEVRNLAATLHVDLVLLDNTMGGHWAKDMMRLLHGQGLLLDAPVILVAEYRNTYAWDVAEALGACHIHERRESYEDLRPVVEQRLGLGGDRPG from the coding sequence TTGACCGCACACGACCACCGCCCAGAGCTGCGCGACGAAGGGACCATCCGGGCCTACCTGGAGGAGCTGGCGCGCCTGAAGGCGCCGGTGCAGCTGTGGCTCCCCGTGGCCGGCGCGCTGCCCTTCGAAACGTCGCTCGAGCAGGTGGGGCGGGACACCTTCTCCACCACCACCACGCCCGCGCTGGAGCCCGGCCGGACCCTGCGCATGGCCTTCATGCTGGACGCCCGGCGCTTCACCGCGCTGACCCGGGCCGAGGGCACGGGGGTCTTCCGCCTTCCGTCCAGCATCGCGCACGGCGAGCGCAGGGCCGCACCCCGCGCGGCCTTCGGGCGCGGCGACGCGGCGGAGGTCTTCGCGGTCGAGCAGCTCGACGGGACCTTCCCGGGCGGGAGGACCCTCCAGGGCCGGCTCCAGGATCTCAGCGAAAGGGGCCTGCGGCTTACCCTGGACGAGTTCGACGCCCTCAGCGGCCCCGTGGTGGAACTCCGGCCGGGGGACCGCTTCCAGGGCGTGCGGGTCGCGGGCCTGCCCCACATGCCGGCCATCCAGTGCCGCGGCACCCTGGCGCACCTCACAGGCCGCGCGGGCGGCATGGTCCTGGAAGGGCTGGCCGAGACCGACCGGAAGAACCTCGAGCGGATCCTCGCGCCGCGCCTTCCGCCCAGCTTCGGCCCGGGCTTCCCCGACCGCAAGCCCAGGACGGATCCCGCCGACCGCCCCGGCGTCCCCACCCCCACCCGCGTCAAGCCCAGGCCCGCCGAGGTCGTGGAGCGCCCCCTGGAGCGGCCCGCTCCCGAACCGCCGCCCCCGCCCCCCACCAGCGCCGCGGCCCGGTTGCGAAAGGCCTCGAAGCGGATCCTGTTCCTTTCCGCCGGCGGCTCCACCCAGGCCCTGGCCGGGGCCTTCCGGCAGGACGGCTTCCGCCAGGTCTCCGAAGCGCGGTCCTTCGCGGAGGTCCGCAACCTGGCCGCCACCCTGCACGTCGACCTGGTGCTCCTGGACAACACCATGGGCGGGCACTGGGCCAAGGACATGATGCGGCTGCTGCACGGCCAGGGCCTGCTGCTGGACGCGCCGGTCATCCTGGTGGCGGAGTACCGCAACACCTACGCCTGGGACGTGGCGGAGGCCCTGGGGGCCTGCCACATCCACGAGCGGCGGGAGTCCTACGAGGACCTGCGGCCCGTGGTGGAGCAGCGGCTGGGCCTGGGCGGGGACCGGCCGGGGTAG
- a CDS encoding PAS domain-containing sensor histidine kinase, translating into MPARIGREAMRERIIGLGEESGRKSFYPELQQRLQQLEEVRERLRVSQENLLSVFNSIHDAILIHDRQGIVLEANQSATLMFGLPREALLGQSVYGLSIPDPERGAPEAAMQGLLAHLDQEGFAVFELRAVKPDGSPPFDVEVAVKPATWYGQDVLAAVVRDITGRKQAEGILRQAQKLDSLGQLAGGVAHDTNNMLSVIIGYSDLLLEDPAFAEGPVRQHLNQIRKAATHSSDLTRQLLAFARKQTIEPRPVDMNALVDETQAMLRRLIGENHALVWKPATTLWTVWIDPSQVGQVLVNLVVNARDAILDAGTILLETGNQVVDEAFAQRHLDARPGDYVVLSVTDTGQGMDPEILSHIFEPFFTTKEVGKGTGLGLAMVYGILRQNGGFVSVDSTPGQGSTFRLHLPRFQFPGGGQQPEASEAPAPGGWETILLVEDEEALLDLGRTVLEDAGYQVLAFPRPAQALACLAREDRGIHALVTDLVMPGMGGVALSRIVLRHRPGVKVLFMSGYPLETHDGRDTLPPSARFLQKPFSRRDLLENLRAALDGGK; encoded by the coding sequence ATGCCCGCCCGGATCGGCCGCGAGGCGATGCGGGAGCGGATCATCGGCCTGGGCGAGGAGTCCGGCCGCAAGAGCTTCTACCCCGAGCTGCAGCAGCGCCTCCAGCAGCTCGAGGAGGTGCGGGAACGGCTGCGGGTGTCCCAGGAGAACCTCCTGTCGGTGTTCAACAGCATCCACGACGCCATCCTCATCCACGACCGCCAGGGGATCGTGCTGGAGGCCAACCAGTCCGCCACCCTCATGTTCGGCCTCCCCCGGGAGGCGCTGCTGGGCCAGAGCGTGTACGGCCTGAGCATCCCCGATCCGGAACGTGGCGCGCCCGAGGCCGCCATGCAAGGCCTCCTGGCCCACCTGGACCAGGAGGGGTTCGCGGTCTTCGAGCTTCGGGCCGTGAAACCGGACGGCAGCCCGCCCTTCGACGTGGAGGTGGCGGTCAAGCCGGCCACCTGGTACGGCCAGGACGTCCTGGCCGCCGTGGTCCGCGACATCACCGGGCGCAAGCAGGCGGAGGGGATCCTCCGCCAGGCCCAGAAGCTGGACTCCCTGGGCCAGCTGGCGGGGGGCGTGGCCCACGACACCAACAACATGCTGAGCGTCATCATCGGCTACTCGGACCTGCTCCTGGAGGACCCGGCCTTCGCGGAGGGCCCGGTCCGCCAGCACCTGAACCAGATCCGCAAGGCGGCCACCCACTCCAGCGACCTCACGCGCCAGCTGCTGGCCTTCGCGCGCAAGCAGACCATCGAGCCCCGGCCCGTGGACATGAACGCCCTGGTGGACGAGACCCAGGCCATGCTCCGCCGCCTCATCGGGGAGAACCACGCCCTGGTGTGGAAGCCCGCCACCACCCTGTGGACGGTGTGGATCGACCCCTCCCAGGTGGGCCAGGTGCTGGTGAACCTCGTCGTGAACGCCCGGGACGCCATCCTCGACGCCGGCACCATCCTCCTGGAGACCGGCAACCAGGTGGTGGACGAGGCTTTCGCCCAGAGGCACCTGGACGCCCGGCCCGGGGACTACGTGGTGCTCTCGGTCACGGACACCGGGCAGGGCATGGACCCGGAGATCCTCAGCCACATCTTCGAGCCCTTCTTCACCACCAAGGAGGTGGGAAAGGGCACCGGACTGGGACTGGCCATGGTGTACGGGATCCTCCGCCAGAACGGCGGCTTCGTCTCGGTGGACTCCACCCCCGGCCAGGGCTCCACCTTCCGCCTGCACCTGCCGCGTTTCCAGTTTCCGGGGGGCGGCCAGCAGCCGGAAGCCTCCGAAGCGCCCGCCCCCGGCGGCTGGGAGACCATCCTGCTGGTGGAGGACGAGGAGGCCCTCCTGGACCTGGGCCGGACCGTGCTGGAGGACGCGGGCTACCAGGTGCTCGCCTTCCCCCGGCCCGCCCAGGCCCTTGCCTGTCTGGCCCGGGAGGACCGCGGCATCCACGCCCTGGTCACGGACCTGGTGATGCCCGGCATGGGTGGCGTGGCCTTGAGCCGGATCGTGCTGCGCCACCGGCCCGGGGTCAAGGTGCTGTTCATGTCCGGCTACCCCCTGGAAACCCATGACGGCCGCGACACCCTCCCTCCCTCGGCGAGATTCCTCCAGAAACCGTTCAGCCGGCGCGACCTGCTGGAAAACCTGCGGGCGGCCCTCGACGGGGGAAAATAA
- a CDS encoding NAD-dependent epimerase/dehydratase family protein, with product MHVLIAGCGWLGLAAARALAARGDRVTGVRSSPAGAEQLRAAGVEPLVLDLADPASAERLPADLDAILALQAARGGGEPAYHRAYLDANATLLAARPRVRAFVYTGSTGLFGQRDGSDVDEATPPAPTTPEGLVLAEAERRLLAADARVLRLSGLYGPGRLWVLDGVASGRMGLGPGDGAWMNSCHQDDAVTALLAVLDRGRDGAVYHGTDAWPLRRREVVAFVAARRGLEPAAVAAAPGPDRRVLGARTREELGFNLRWPSLLEGLEPFL from the coding sequence ATGCACGTCCTCATCGCCGGATGCGGTTGGCTGGGCCTCGCGGCGGCGCGGGCGCTGGCGGCCAGGGGGGACCGGGTCACGGGGGTGCGGTCCTCGCCCGCGGGCGCCGAGCAGCTGCGCGCCGCCGGCGTGGAGCCCCTGGTGCTCGACCTGGCCGACCCGGCCTCCGCGGAGCGCCTCCCCGCGGACCTCGACGCCATCCTGGCCCTGCAGGCCGCCCGCGGCGGAGGCGAGCCCGCCTACCACCGGGCCTACCTGGACGCCAACGCCACCCTGCTGGCGGCGCGCCCCCGGGTCCGGGCCTTCGTGTACACCGGATCCACGGGGCTCTTCGGCCAGCGGGACGGGTCCGACGTGGACGAGGCCACGCCGCCCGCGCCCACGACCCCCGAAGGCCTCGTGCTCGCCGAGGCCGAACGCAGGCTCCTGGCCGCGGACGCGCGCGTGCTGCGCCTCTCCGGGCTCTACGGCCCGGGCCGGCTGTGGGTGCTGGATGGCGTGGCCTCCGGGCGCATGGGCCTGGGGCCCGGGGACGGCGCATGGATGAACTCCTGCCACCAGGACGACGCGGTGACCGCGCTCCTGGCGGTGCTGGACCGGGGACGGGACGGCGCGGTCTACCACGGCACGGACGCCTGGCCCCTGCGCCGCCGCGAGGTCGTCGCCTTCGTGGCCGCGCGCCGGGGCCTGGAACCCGCGGCCGTCGCCGCCGCCCCCGGCCCGGACCGCCGCGTCCTGGGGGCACGCACCCGGGAGGAGCTGGGGTTCAACCTGCGATGGCCTTCGCTTCTGGAAGGGCTGGAGCCGTTCCTCTGA
- a CDS encoding serine/threonine-protein kinase: protein MTSLSGEKIGAFRVLELLGQGGMGDVYVGVDERLDRRVALKVLRSDLHPGHETQQRFLREARVLSQVAHPNICQIFDYLSSGGLEVLVLEFIEGQSLGRAMKQGLTRRQRLSIALQVAEALLAAHEKGIIHRDLKPDNILITPGDQVKVLDFGISRLRSDEPDLPRPAAGVQPPLPGLEDGVTRPASEPGQDADEITAATGSHPSRSTSLTSQGSIIGTLAYMSPEQARGEQAQAASDLYSLGLLLQELFTGRRPYPKGLDSAELLELARQGKTRPVEGIDADVAALIRRLTALAPAARPSSADTVERLLWILAKPRRRRQKAFLAASLAVMALFSAGMTVQTVRARRAERSTREEAEAARRVSAFLTGLFKVSDPGEARGNSVTARELLDKGAQTIGRELRDQPQVRAQLMDTMGMVYYEMGLYPQARPLLQEALAIREGTLGPVHLKVAESLNDLAMLDLKEGRYDEGGARFQRSLDLRIRLHGEGSAEVAATRGNLGGIYYNQGKYALAEPLFRQSLQTRERLLGPDHEDVAVSLNNLASLYWQQGKYAEAEPVFRRSLAIKEAKLGPDHPDVALALTNLGILCRKQRKYQEAETYFRRSLAVGEKVQGPGHPSVAATLSNLGTTLLEAGRNAEAEPLMLRALAIEEKSLGPAHPEVARTLSGLGTLYHAMGRDSEAIARYRSSIALGEKTLGPAHPSIAGPLTHLGELYMDRGDFAAAEPLFLRGLGNTEPVLGGRHPGVAGILYGLACIEAELGKPREALGYLARAVQVDGKPSWLGTLRQEKQLRSLRGNADFERIATAGER, encoded by the coding sequence ATGACCAGCCTCTCTGGAGAAAAAATCGGCGCCTTCCGCGTTCTCGAACTGCTGGGCCAGGGCGGGATGGGCGATGTGTACGTGGGAGTGGATGAACGGCTGGACCGGCGGGTGGCTCTGAAGGTCCTGAGGTCCGACCTCCATCCCGGGCATGAGACCCAGCAGCGCTTCCTGCGGGAAGCCAGGGTCCTTTCCCAGGTGGCCCACCCCAACATCTGCCAGATCTTCGACTACCTCTCCTCCGGCGGGCTGGAGGTGCTGGTGCTGGAGTTCATCGAGGGCCAGAGCCTGGGCAGGGCCATGAAGCAGGGCCTGACCCGCCGGCAGCGGCTCTCCATCGCCCTGCAGGTGGCCGAAGCCCTGCTGGCCGCCCACGAGAAGGGCATCATCCACCGCGACCTCAAGCCCGACAACATCCTCATCACGCCCGGGGACCAGGTGAAGGTCCTGGACTTCGGCATCTCCCGGCTGCGGTCGGACGAACCCGACCTGCCCCGGCCCGCCGCGGGCGTCCAGCCGCCCCTGCCCGGACTGGAGGACGGCGTCACCCGGCCGGCCTCGGAGCCCGGCCAGGATGCGGACGAGATCACCGCCGCCACCGGGTCCCATCCCAGCCGTTCCACCAGCTTGACCTCCCAGGGATCGATCATCGGAACCCTCGCCTACATGAGTCCCGAGCAGGCCCGGGGCGAGCAGGCCCAGGCCGCCAGCGACCTCTATTCGCTGGGCCTGCTGCTGCAGGAGCTCTTCACCGGCCGGAGGCCCTATCCCAAGGGCCTGGATTCCGCCGAGCTGCTCGAGCTGGCCCGGCAGGGGAAGACGCGCCCGGTGGAAGGGATCGACGCGGACGTGGCCGCGCTCATCCGGCGCCTGACCGCCCTCGCGCCAGCCGCCCGGCCCTCCTCCGCGGACACGGTGGAGCGGCTCCTCTGGATCCTGGCCAAGCCCAGACGGCGGCGGCAGAAGGCGTTCCTGGCCGCTTCGCTGGCGGTGATGGCCCTCTTCAGCGCCGGCATGACCGTGCAGACGGTGCGTGCCCGGCGGGCGGAACGGAGCACCCGGGAGGAGGCCGAGGCCGCCCGCCGGGTTTCGGCCTTCCTCACGGGGCTCTTCAAGGTCTCGGATCCCGGGGAGGCCCGGGGGAACTCCGTGACCGCGCGGGAGCTGCTGGACAAGGGCGCGCAGACCATCGGCAGGGAGCTCCGGGACCAGCCCCAGGTCCGCGCCCAGCTCATGGACACCATGGGCATGGTGTACTACGAGATGGGCCTGTACCCCCAGGCGCGGCCCCTCCTCCAGGAGGCCCTGGCCATCCGGGAGGGCACCCTGGGCCCCGTCCACCTGAAGGTGGCCGAAAGCCTGAACGACCTGGCCATGCTGGACCTCAAGGAGGGCCGCTACGACGAGGGCGGGGCGCGCTTCCAGCGGAGCCTGGACCTGCGCATCCGGCTGCACGGGGAAGGCTCCGCGGAGGTGGCCGCCACCCGGGGCAACCTCGGCGGCATCTACTACAACCAGGGAAAGTACGCCCTGGCCGAGCCGCTGTTCCGCCAGAGCCTCCAGACCCGCGAGCGCCTGCTGGGCCCCGACCATGAGGACGTGGCCGTGAGCCTCAACAACCTTGCCAGCCTGTACTGGCAGCAGGGCAAGTATGCGGAGGCCGAGCCGGTCTTCCGGCGCAGTCTGGCGATCAAGGAGGCCAAGCTGGGCCCCGACCACCCGGACGTGGCCCTGGCCCTCACGAACCTGGGCATCCTCTGCCGGAAGCAGCGGAAGTACCAGGAGGCCGAGACGTACTTCCGCCGGAGCCTCGCGGTGGGCGAGAAGGTCCAGGGTCCCGGCCACCCCAGCGTCGCAGCCACCCTCTCCAACCTCGGGACCACCCTGCTGGAGGCGGGCCGGAACGCCGAGGCCGAACCGCTCATGCTGCGCGCCCTGGCCATCGAGGAGAAGAGCCTCGGCCCCGCCCACCCCGAGGTGGCCCGCACGCTCAGCGGCCTGGGCACCCTCTACCACGCCATGGGCCGGGATTCCGAGGCCATCGCCCGGTACCGCAGCAGCATCGCCCTGGGGGAGAAGACCCTGGGCCCGGCCCACCCCAGCATCGCCGGCCCGCTCACCCACCTGGGAGAGCTGTACATGGACCGGGGCGACTTCGCCGCGGCCGAGCCGCTGTTCCTGAGGGGCCTGGGCAACACGGAACCGGTCCTGGGCGGCAGGCATCCCGGGGTCGCGGGAATCCTGTACGGCCTGGCCTGCATCGAAGCGGAACTGGGCAAGCCGCGCGAAGCGTTGGGCTACCTGGCGCGGGCCGTCCAAGTGGACGGCAAGCCGTCCTGGCTGGGCACGCTGCGTCAGGAGAAACAGCTCCGGTCCCTCAGGGGCAACGCGGATTTCGAACGCATCGCCACGGCGGGCGAGAGGTAG